The Phoenix dactylifera cultivar Barhee BC4 chromosome 9, palm_55x_up_171113_PBpolish2nd_filt_p, whole genome shotgun sequence genome window below encodes:
- the LOC103705505 gene encoding ATP synthase subunit d, mitochondrial-like, whose protein sequence is MSGSGTKKVVEAAAKATKSIDWEGMAKLLVSEEARKEFANLRRAFDEVNHDLQTKFSQEPEPIDWEYYRKGIGSRLVDMYKEAYDGIEIPKYVDTVTPEYKPKFDALLVELKGAEQQSLKESERLEKEIAEVQEMKKKISTMTADEYFEKHPELKKRFDDEIRNDNWGY, encoded by the exons ATGAGCGGGAGCGGGACGAAGAAGGTGGTGGAGGCGGCAGCGAAGGCCACCAAGTCGATCGATTGGGAGGGCATGGCGAAGCTCCTCGTCTCCGAGGAGGCCCGCAAGGAGTTCGCCAACCTCCGGCGCGCCTTCGACGAGGTCAACCACGACCTTCAGACCAAGTTCAGCCAG GAACCTGAACCCATTGACTGGGaatattatagaaaaggaattgGGTCTCGCTTGGTGGATATGTATAAAGAAGCTTATGACG GCATAGAGATCCCCAAGTATGTTGACACTGTGACTCCAGAATATAAGCCCAAGTTTGATGCTTTG TTGGTGGAGTTGAAAGGAGCCGAACAGCAATCTCTGAAGGAGTCAGAAAGGTTGGAGAAGGAAATTGCTGAGGTTCAAGAGATGAAG AAGAAGATTAGCACCATGACAGCAGACGAGTATTTTGAGAAGCACCCTGAGCTCAAGAAGAGGTTTGATGACGAAATCCGTAATGACAACTGGGGATACTGA